Proteins from one Gasterosteus aculeatus chromosome 11, fGasAcu3.hap1.1, whole genome shotgun sequence genomic window:
- the cant1a gene encoding soluble calcium-activated nucleotidase 1 isoform X3 encodes MPAPSGGASPEKNEPVNNLLISVGGLPMLASMANTTDPRFRLKWKPIVAVVFFLATFLALFMHQRSVSGDPRGWRAGRADARPPAPRYNDTYPLSPPERTPQGARYRIGVIADLDKKSRRNQTLSWFSYMRRGHLSVSPSGDTVAVEWDAERVVLESGLSEKGRGMELSELVAFNGKLYSVDDRTGVVYHIDGDKIVPWVILADGDGSVAKGFKAEWMAVKDQHLYVGGLGKEWTTTEGEFVNNNPSWVKVLGFRGDVQHEDWVPIYKSLKAAAGLEPPGYLIHESAAWSDVLQRWFFLPRRASKERYEEMADERRGTNLALSCSADFRDILVSRVGPLNPTHGFSSFKFVPNTDDQIVVALKSEEDGERVATYITAFTLKGRILMPETLIGDVKYEGLEFI; translated from the exons ATGCCTGCTCCCTCAGGCGGGGCTTCGCCGGAGAAGAATGAGCCTGTGAACAATCTGCTCATCTCTGTCGGAGGCCTCCCCATGTTGGCGTCCATGGCCAACACCACCGACCCCCGCTTCCGCCTCAAATGGAAACCCATCGTGGCGGTGGTCTTCTTCCTGGCGACCTTCCTGGCGCTCTTCATGCACCAGCGCTCCGTCTCCGGCGACCCGCGCGGCTGGAGGGCCGGTCGCGCTGACGCCCGGCCGCCCGCCCCCCGTTACAACGACACCTACCCGCTCAGCCCGCCGGAGCGCACGCCGCAAGGCGCCCGCTACCGCATCGGAGTCATCGCCGACCTGGACAAGAAGTCTCGCCGGAACCAGACGCTGTCGTGGTTCAGCTACATGCGGCGGGGGCATCTGTCGGTGTCCCCCAGCGGGGACACGGTGGCGGTGGAGTGGGACGCGGAGAGGGTGGTGCTGGAGAGCGGCCTGTCGGAGAAGGGGCGGGGCATGGAGCTGTCCGAGCTGGTCGCGTTCAACGGGAAGCTGTACAGCGTCGACGACAGGACGGGCGTAGTCTACCACATCGACGGGGACAAGATTGTGCCCTGGGTCATCTTGGCCGACGGCGACGGCAGCGTGGCCAAAG GGTTCAAAGCGGAGTGGATGGCGGTGAAGGACCAACACCTGTACGTCGGCGGTCTGGGGAAAGAGTGGACCACCACTGAGGGCGAGTTTGTCAACAACAAcccgagctgggtgaaagtacTGGGCTTCAGAGGGGACGTGCAACACGAGGACTGGGTTCCCATCTACAAATCTCTCAAGGCCGCTGCAGGGTTGGAGCCTCCAG GGTATCTCATCCACGAGTCAGCGGCGTGGAGCGACGTCCTGCAGCGCTGGTTCTTCCTCCCCCGGCGCGCCAGCAAGGAACGCTACGAGGAGATGGCGGACGAGCGCCGCGGCACCAACCTCGCCCTCAGCTGCTCGGCGGATTTCCGCGACATCCTGGTGAGCCGCGTGGGTCCGCTTAACCCCACCCACGGGTTCTCCTCCTTCAAGTTCGTCCCCAACACGGACGACCAGATCGTCGTGGCCCTCAAGTCGGAGGAAGACGGCGAAAGGGTCGCCACGTACATCACGGCCTTCACGCTCAAAGGACGCATCCTGATGCCTGAGACCCTGATCGGGGACGTGAAGTACGAGGGCCTGGAGTTCATATGA
- the cenpx gene encoding centromere protein X, translating to MSEKDAEIGFKKETVSKLLSSFFKEDKTRLSGDAVLLMTEMLKIFVQEAAVRSQKQAESEDCDQVDIEHFEKILPQLLLDF from the exons ATGTCGGAGAAAGACGCAGAGATTGGATTCAAAAAG GAAACCGTAAGCAAACTCTTGTCCAGTTTCTTCAAGGAGGACAAAACCAGAC TAAGTGGTGATGCTGTGCTGCTCATGACAGAGATGCTGAAGATATTTGTCCAAG AGGCTGCCGTGAGATCACAAAAACAAGCCGAGTCTGAGGACTGCGACCAGGTGGACATCGAGCACTTTGAAAAAATCCTGCCTCAGCTG CTGCTGGACTTCTAG
- the cant1a gene encoding soluble calcium-activated nucleotidase 1 isoform X1: protein MSCVFPDLPVHISPPLFCHCYWAPPNIHVDTVASHLSRVRPASCFPSSDVQHWILSLIPHTVTCIGGWMSDRPASGTTDPTGKRRLLMATRSGPPSSMPAPSGGASPEKNEPVNNLLISVGGLPMLASMANTTDPRFRLKWKPIVAVVFFLATFLALFMHQRSVSGDPRGWRAGRADARPPAPRYNDTYPLSPPERTPQGARYRIGVIADLDKKSRRNQTLSWFSYMRRGHLSVSPSGDTVAVEWDAERVVLESGLSEKGRGMELSELVAFNGKLYSVDDRTGVVYHIDGDKIVPWVILADGDGSVAKGFKAEWMAVKDQHLYVGGLGKEWTTTEGEFVNNNPSWVKVLGFRGDVQHEDWVPIYKSLKAAAGLEPPGYLIHESAAWSDVLQRWFFLPRRASKERYEEMADERRGTNLALSCSADFRDILVSRVGPLNPTHGFSSFKFVPNTDDQIVVALKSEEDGERVATYITAFTLKGRILMPETLIGDVKYEGLEFI, encoded by the exons ATGAGCTGTGTATTTCCTGATTTACCTGTTCACATAAGCCCTCCCCTTTTCTGTCACTGTTACTGGGCTCCTCCCAACATCCACGTTGACACGGTGGCCTCTCACCTATCCCGCGTCAGGCCTGCTTCCTGCTTCCCGTCGAGTGACGTCCAACATTGGATACTGTCACTGATACCACATACTGTCACTTGTATCGGAGGCTGGATGAGCGATCGGCCTGCCAGCGGGACCACAGATCCGACCGGCAAACGCCGTCTGTTAATGGCGA CTCGTTCCGGGCCTCCGTCCTCCATGCCTGCTCCCTCAGGCGGGGCTTCGCCGGAGAAGAATGAGCCTGTGAACAATCTGCTCATCTCTGTCGGAGGCCTCCCCATGTTGGCGTCCATGGCCAACACCACCGACCCCCGCTTCCGCCTCAAATGGAAACCCATCGTGGCGGTGGTCTTCTTCCTGGCGACCTTCCTGGCGCTCTTCATGCACCAGCGCTCCGTCTCCGGCGACCCGCGCGGCTGGAGGGCCGGTCGCGCTGACGCCCGGCCGCCCGCCCCCCGTTACAACGACACCTACCCGCTCAGCCCGCCGGAGCGCACGCCGCAAGGCGCCCGCTACCGCATCGGAGTCATCGCCGACCTGGACAAGAAGTCTCGCCGGAACCAGACGCTGTCGTGGTTCAGCTACATGCGGCGGGGGCATCTGTCGGTGTCCCCCAGCGGGGACACGGTGGCGGTGGAGTGGGACGCGGAGAGGGTGGTGCTGGAGAGCGGCCTGTCGGAGAAGGGGCGGGGCATGGAGCTGTCCGAGCTGGTCGCGTTCAACGGGAAGCTGTACAGCGTCGACGACAGGACGGGCGTAGTCTACCACATCGACGGGGACAAGATTGTGCCCTGGGTCATCTTGGCCGACGGCGACGGCAGCGTGGCCAAAG GGTTCAAAGCGGAGTGGATGGCGGTGAAGGACCAACACCTGTACGTCGGCGGTCTGGGGAAAGAGTGGACCACCACTGAGGGCGAGTTTGTCAACAACAAcccgagctgggtgaaagtacTGGGCTTCAGAGGGGACGTGCAACACGAGGACTGGGTTCCCATCTACAAATCTCTCAAGGCCGCTGCAGGGTTGGAGCCTCCAG GGTATCTCATCCACGAGTCAGCGGCGTGGAGCGACGTCCTGCAGCGCTGGTTCTTCCTCCCCCGGCGCGCCAGCAAGGAACGCTACGAGGAGATGGCGGACGAGCGCCGCGGCACCAACCTCGCCCTCAGCTGCTCGGCGGATTTCCGCGACATCCTGGTGAGCCGCGTGGGTCCGCTTAACCCCACCCACGGGTTCTCCTCCTTCAAGTTCGTCCCCAACACGGACGACCAGATCGTCGTGGCCCTCAAGTCGGAGGAAGACGGCGAAAGGGTCGCCACGTACATCACGGCCTTCACGCTCAAAGGACGCATCCTGATGCCTGAGACCCTGATCGGGGACGTGAAGTACGAGGGCCTGGAGTTCATATGA
- the cant1a gene encoding soluble calcium-activated nucleotidase 1 isoform X2: MAHSEPSGRRRRRARSGPPSSMPAPSGGASPEKNEPVNNLLISVGGLPMLASMANTTDPRFRLKWKPIVAVVFFLATFLALFMHQRSVSGDPRGWRAGRADARPPAPRYNDTYPLSPPERTPQGARYRIGVIADLDKKSRRNQTLSWFSYMRRGHLSVSPSGDTVAVEWDAERVVLESGLSEKGRGMELSELVAFNGKLYSVDDRTGVVYHIDGDKIVPWVILADGDGSVAKGFKAEWMAVKDQHLYVGGLGKEWTTTEGEFVNNNPSWVKVLGFRGDVQHEDWVPIYKSLKAAAGLEPPGYLIHESAAWSDVLQRWFFLPRRASKERYEEMADERRGTNLALSCSADFRDILVSRVGPLNPTHGFSSFKFVPNTDDQIVVALKSEEDGERVATYITAFTLKGRILMPETLIGDVKYEGLEFI; the protein is encoded by the exons ATGGCGCACAGTGAGCCCTCCGGCAGGAGGAGACGACGGG CTCGTTCCGGGCCTCCGTCCTCCATGCCTGCTCCCTCAGGCGGGGCTTCGCCGGAGAAGAATGAGCCTGTGAACAATCTGCTCATCTCTGTCGGAGGCCTCCCCATGTTGGCGTCCATGGCCAACACCACCGACCCCCGCTTCCGCCTCAAATGGAAACCCATCGTGGCGGTGGTCTTCTTCCTGGCGACCTTCCTGGCGCTCTTCATGCACCAGCGCTCCGTCTCCGGCGACCCGCGCGGCTGGAGGGCCGGTCGCGCTGACGCCCGGCCGCCCGCCCCCCGTTACAACGACACCTACCCGCTCAGCCCGCCGGAGCGCACGCCGCAAGGCGCCCGCTACCGCATCGGAGTCATCGCCGACCTGGACAAGAAGTCTCGCCGGAACCAGACGCTGTCGTGGTTCAGCTACATGCGGCGGGGGCATCTGTCGGTGTCCCCCAGCGGGGACACGGTGGCGGTGGAGTGGGACGCGGAGAGGGTGGTGCTGGAGAGCGGCCTGTCGGAGAAGGGGCGGGGCATGGAGCTGTCCGAGCTGGTCGCGTTCAACGGGAAGCTGTACAGCGTCGACGACAGGACGGGCGTAGTCTACCACATCGACGGGGACAAGATTGTGCCCTGGGTCATCTTGGCCGACGGCGACGGCAGCGTGGCCAAAG GGTTCAAAGCGGAGTGGATGGCGGTGAAGGACCAACACCTGTACGTCGGCGGTCTGGGGAAAGAGTGGACCACCACTGAGGGCGAGTTTGTCAACAACAAcccgagctgggtgaaagtacTGGGCTTCAGAGGGGACGTGCAACACGAGGACTGGGTTCCCATCTACAAATCTCTCAAGGCCGCTGCAGGGTTGGAGCCTCCAG GGTATCTCATCCACGAGTCAGCGGCGTGGAGCGACGTCCTGCAGCGCTGGTTCTTCCTCCCCCGGCGCGCCAGCAAGGAACGCTACGAGGAGATGGCGGACGAGCGCCGCGGCACCAACCTCGCCCTCAGCTGCTCGGCGGATTTCCGCGACATCCTGGTGAGCCGCGTGGGTCCGCTTAACCCCACCCACGGGTTCTCCTCCTTCAAGTTCGTCCCCAACACGGACGACCAGATCGTCGTGGCCCTCAAGTCGGAGGAAGACGGCGAAAGGGTCGCCACGTACATCACGGCCTTCACGCTCAAAGGACGCATCCTGATGCCTGAGACCCTGATCGGGGACGTGAAGTACGAGGGCCTGGAGTTCATATGA
- the LOC120827614 gene encoding uncharacterized protein LOC120827614 gives MEVNSKKKSVFISLPKKHMAAFAKDYELHHGLIIKGLNHFINAGYVQAYFKEWGVVTRCKILKIQSEENEAMAYVRFSSEDEADQAEWAGPHDIGGEVEVKRVVSPKTEEDSDEENSQQALPGSRSKRSVGLGYLLEDPQWLDDEEEEEEE, from the exons ATGGAAGTgaattcaaaaaagaaaagtgtcttTATCAGTCTTCCAAAGAAACACATGGCTGCTTTTGCCAAAGACTATGAACTG CACCATGGGTTGATCATAAAAGGCCTGAACCACTTCATCAATGCAGGATATGTGCAAGCTTACTTTAAGGAATGGGGAGTTGTCACAAGGTGTAAG ATTCTGAAGATCCAATCAGAGGAAAATGAAGCAATGGCCTATGTGAGGTTTTCTTCGGAGGATGAAGCTGACCAAGCGGAGTGGGCCGGTCCCCACGACATTGGAGGCGAAGTGGAAGTGAAACGAGTTGTTAGTCCAAAG ACAGAGGAGGATTCAGATGAGGAGAACTCCCAGCAAGCCCTTCCCGGATCTCGATCAAAGCGTTCGGTGGGCTTGGGCTACTTACTGGAAGATCCTCAGTGGTtggacgatgaggaggaggaggaggaggaataa
- the tmc6a gene encoding transmembrane channel-like protein 6 translates to MAEPLGAVCLRYRDHSRTMAYGGDICQIDSDSDFENMGDNEPGHDSFQLFVEPAASTQRCPETLQMGVFTGFIGTNAEHQPFPAGGPTRGEPLDVRQPRCLQRNRWSAATLKVLSAMPSRAAAVPRRHQTSSRDASRPAGTFQSDRELADVEEITSERVQKMSRFTEDTEKQQLVLHLRGLPAGEGMRRLRAAALSLADKKDVRRLVFSDAAQSSLVSRNASCNCRQYVRVCRTWAHCRSGLTSLQLWHSPMKRLSGRFGTGVLSYFLFLRTLLLFNLLLFVILGLFLVFPQAVNPPPPPADPPRPFTGLGLLTGTGDYISHSVMFYGYYTNGVLQTCRPAGSPECESGGPQPGTYSIPAAYFFTIVISFAIICIILVYSMSKSFGRNFQVLASNGNWAVKVFCSWDFKVSKETPVKLQSEKICTQLKELLSEVIRGETKKSWRQRLRRLIVHLAAWATCLSSIFLGALAVYYLSESSFSSKETQPLRLSAGVSALNLLLPSFFNLCAWVENRDSPSVRVYVSIFRNLLLKVSIVGVLGFRWLGRIALEPERLGLLCWESFVGQELYCLLLMDFIFTVLYSFLGEFLWRLFSTKILKRKRMPVFDIARNVLELIYGQTLTWLGMLFAPLLPAVQIIKLFLLFYMKKTSLMLNCQASRKPWRASQMTTVFISLLCFPSFLGAAVSVAYIIWKIKPSSRCGPFRNLTTMFQSGLMRDEQLGNSHPILSWLNWAYNALLEKPLFLFLVAGVFLLVIYIRTQVVDGQKRIISRLEKQIENEGKDKEFLIANLQAVYERSGLVPPHSGSDPSHR, encoded by the exons ATGGCCGAGCCGCTGGGAGCCGTGTGTTTGCGGTACAGAGATCATTCGAGGACGATGGCATACGGAGGAGACATCTGTCAAATTGATTCTGACTCTGACTTTGA GAACATGGGGGACAATGAACCAGGTCACGACTCCTTCCAGCTCTTTGTAGAGCCAGCTGCCAGCACCCAGAGGTGCCCTGAAACCCTACAAATGGGCGTTTTTACGGGCTTTATCGGCACAAATGCAGAACATCAGCCATTTCCTGCTGGCGGTCCCACGAGAGGCGAGCCCCTCGACGTCAGGCAGCcgaggtgtctgcagaggaaTCGCTGGTCGGCCGCCACCTTAAAGGTCCTCTCCGCAATGCCCAGTCGCGCTGCTG CAGTCCCACGGCGACACCAGACCTCGTCCCGTGATGCCTCACGCCCCGCTGGGACATTCCAAAGTGACCGGGAACTGGCAGATGTGGAGGAAATAACTTCCGAGAGGGTACAGAAAATGTCAAGGTTCACGGAGGACACGGAGAAGCAGCAGTTGGTCCTCCACCTCCGAGGCCTCCCGGCGGGCGAGGGGATGCGCAGGCTGCGGGCCGCGGCGCTCAGCCTGGCCGATAAGAAGGACGTCAG GCGACTTGTTTTCAGCGACGCGGCCCAGAGTTCCCTCGTCAGCAGAAACGCATCGTGCAACTGTCGCCAGTACGTGCGCGTGTGCAGG ACTTGGGCCCATTGCCGCTCCGGCCTCACTTCCCTCCAGTTGTGGCATTCGCCCATGAAGAGACTGAGCGGGCGCTTTGGGACCGGGGTGCTCTCCTACTTCCTGTTTCTTCGGACCCTCCTGCTCttcaacctcctcctcttcgtcatctTAGGCCTGTTCCTGGTCTTCCCTCAAGCCgtcaaccctcctcctcctcccgctgacCCTCCTCGGCCTTTCACCGGCCTCGGGCTCCTTACGGGAACG GGTGATTACATCTCCCACAGTGTGATGTTTTACGGCTACTACACCAACGGCGTGCTCCAAACCTGCCGGCCCGCCGGATCCCCGGAGTGTGAAAGCGGCGGGCCCCAGCCGGGGACATACAGCATACCCGCGGCCTATTTCTTCACCATCGTCATCTCCTTCGCCATTATCTGCATCATCCTGGTGTACAG CATGTCCAAGTCCTTCGGGAGAAATTTTCAGGTCCTCGCGTCTAATGGAAACTGGGCTGTAAAGGTTTTCTGCTCCTGGGACTTTAAAGTCAGCAAGGAGACGCCTGTCAAACTGCAGTCTGAGAAAATCTGCACTCAGCTCAAG GAGCTGCTGTCGGAGGTGATCCGTGGAGAAACTAAAAAGAGCTGGAGGCAGCGACTCCGCCGCCTGATCGTGCACCTGGCGGCGTGGGCGACATGTCTGAGCAGCATCTTTCTCGGCGCCTTGGCAGTCTACTATCTGTCAGAG AGTTCTTTCTCTTCCAAAGAAACCCAGCCGCTGCGCTTGTCTGCAGGGGTGTCCGCCTTGAACCTTCTACTTCCCAGCTTCTTCAACCTGTGTGCTTGGGTGGAGAATCGTGACTCGCCCAGTGTACGCGTCTATGTCTCCATCTTCAG AAACCTCCTGCTGAAGGTCAGTATTGTTGGAGTGCTGGGTTTTCGCTGGCTCGGGCGAATTGCCTTGGAACCAGAAAGGCTTGGTttgttg TGTTGGGAGAGCTTTGTGGGGCAAGAACTGTATTGCTTGCTCTTGATGGACTTTATCTTCACAGTGCTTTACAGTTTTTTGGGAGAGTTCCTGTGGAG GCTTTTTTCCACAAAAATTCTGAAAAGGAAGCGGATGCCAGTGTTTGACATCGCTCGTAATGTGCTGGAGCTCATATACGGGCAAACCCTTACTTG GCTCGGGATGCTGTTTGCGCCACTGCTTCCCGCGGTCCAGATCATaaaattgtttttgttattctaCATGAAAAAG acCAGTCTAATGCTCAACTGTCAGGCATCCAGAAAGCCCTGGCGGGCCAGTCAGATGACGACAGTGTTCATCTCTCTGTTGTGCTTCCCCTCGTTTCTTGGAGCTGCTGTGTCCGTCGCTTACATCATTTGGAA GATTAAACCCTCGTCGAGGTGCGGCCCTTTCAGGAATCTGACCACGATGTTTCAGTCGGGGCTGATGCGGGACGAGCAGCTGGGGAACAGCCACCCGATCCTCTCTTGGCTCAACTGGGCCTACAACGCTCTGCTGGAGAAGCCACTCTTCTTATTCCTGGTGGCTGGAGTCTTTCT ATTGGTGATATACATTCGCACTCAAGTTGTTGATGGCCAAAAACGAATCATCAGTCGGttagaaaaacaaattgaaaat GAAGGTAAAGACAAAGAGTTCCTCATCGCCAATTTGCAAGCCGTCTATGAACGGAGTGGCCTGGTTCCCCCTCATAGTGGAAGTGATCCGAGTCACCGCTGA
- the LOC120827963 gene encoding galectin-3-binding protein A: MLVHRNLLALWLLLLLHVSGSAARFNLFAHKKNPVPREGDVRLFGGGVADGRVEVYHEGQWGTVCDDGWDLAEAQVVCRQLRFPGARSVVIGKDYGTAPGPIWLDDLKCQGTENYVSMCAFKSWGTTDCSHKEDVGVICESSGSNATDGNSTYSLDHSISLSDERGQIFDSGSGCDFSISVMTATGNTEEDGTPEMASTTVCAHKAILSQFPLFNASEGTAGITVDISPACQPNFSSFIRYIYTRKMEVTYSSVQCLHWLASKFGVKQLMEDTGRLFTQILPEDASFHTQVSLYEYAVETGDIVLQENCIQYLAWNYQNLTSSPAWTQLSVQLLGALLLRSDLVVPDEYFLLWNVESWIREKGASISSEAQVDLLKRIRFPMIPAEELYNLEPNSSLYATHEAMYQKNLLKAFQFNVLLFSNLKSNPKFDKDDDDYRPRIYTAEPWSTTMTRTQNRRMHYNQYDRYNQYNQYNQFNQYNPSSKVITTPVHNSLIFKNNKIQWEANVFNNQQECSNRGVTCESFPSARLAPQSSLTEWRHILFRNRLLLMCQGTYIFQVQDFKNNMAVNGSRVPAYPCPDDQYTHQFVVRPEYV, from the exons ATGCTCGTACACCGAAACCTACTTGCTCTGTGGCTTCTGCTACTTCTCCATGTGTCTGGAAGCGCAGCCAGATTTAACCTCTTTG CCCACAAAAAGAACCCCGTGCCGCGGGAAGGCGACGTGAGGCTGTTTGGCGGCGGTGTCGCCGACGGCCGCGTGGAGGTCTACCACGAGGGTCAGTGGGGAACGGTGTGCGACGACGGCTGGGACCTGGCCGAGGCCCAGGTGGTCTGTCGTCAGCTCCGCTTCCCCGGAGCTCGCTCAGTTGTCATTGGGAAGGACTACGGCACAG CGCCCGGACCTATTTGGCTGGACGATCTCAAATGTCAAGGCACGGAGAACTACGTCTCCATGTGCGCTTTCAAAAGCTGGGGGACGACCGACTGCAGCCACAAAGAGGACGTTGGAGTCATTTGTGAATCGAGCG GCTCAAACGCGACCGACGGTAATTCGACGTACTCGCTGGACCACAGCATCAGTCTGTCTGATGAGCGCGGCCAGATCTTTGACAGCGGGAGCGGCTGCGACTTCTCCATCTCGGTCATGACTGCCACCGGAAACACGGAGGAGGACGGCACGCCGGAGATGGCCAGCACAACGGTTTGCGCCCACAAAGCGATCCTCTCCCAATTCCCCCTCTTCAATGCCTCGGAGGGGACCGCCGGCATCACGGTCGACATCAGCCCGGCTTGCCAGCCGaacttctcctccttcatcag GTACATTTACACCCGCAAGATGGAGGTGACCTACTCCTCTGTGCAGTGCCTCCACTGGCTGGCTTCTAAGTTCGGGGTGAAGCAGCTGATGGAGGACACAGGCCGTCTGTTCACTCAAATCCTCCCAGAGGACGCCTCGTTCCACACGCAGGTGTCCCTGTACGAATATGCAGTGGAGACGGGGGACATTGTTCTCCAGGAGAACTGTATTCAGTATCTGGCCTGGAACTACCAAAATCTGACAAGTTCCCCGGCTTGGACCCAACTCTCCGTCCAGCTCCTCGGAGCCCTTCTACTGCGCTCCGACCTGGTGGTGCCAGATGAATATTTTCTGCTTTGGAATGTGGAGAGCTGGATCAGAGAGAAGGGCGCCTCGATCAGTTCGGAGGCCCAGGTCGACCTGTTGAAGCGCATTCGTTTCCCCATGATCCCCGCCGAGGAACTCTACAACCTGGAGCCCAACTCTTCCCTCTACGCCACTCATGAGGCTATGTATCAGAAGAACCTCTTGAAAGCCTTCCAGTTTAATGTTCTGCTCTTCAGCAACCTGAAATCCAACCCAAAGTTCGACAAGGACGACGACGATTACCGCCCGAGGATCTACACCGCCGAACCGTGGAGCACCACTATGACTCGCACCCAAAACCGCCGGATGCATTACAATCAATACGATCGTTACAATCAATACAATCAATACAATCAATTCAATCAATACAATCCTTCCTCCAAGGTAATCACCACACCTGTCCACAACAGCCTGATCTTCAAGAACAACAAGATCCAGTGGGAGGCAAATGTGTTCAACAACCAACAGGAATGTTCAAACCGAGGCGTGACATGTGAGTCGTTCCCTTCAGCGAGGCTGGCGCCTCAAAGCAGTCTGACTGAATGGCGCCACATCCTCTTTCGTAATCGTCTCCTGCTGATGTGTCAAGGCACGTACATCTTTCAGGTGCAGGACTTCAAGAACAACATGGCTGTGAACGGGAGCCGGGTTCCTGCTTATCCTTGTCCCGATGACCAGTACACCCACCAGTTTGTGGTCAGACCGGAGTATGTCTGA
- the syngr2a gene encoding synaptogyrin-2a, giving the protein MQGSAYGASLAGGAFDVVNFARQPQTILRCLSWVFSIVVFASITAEGYMNPLEAEDTKCMFNKNDSACSYGVGIGVLAFLACVVFLVLDAYFPQISNAKERKMIVMGDLIFSGAWTFLWFVCACLLANQWSKTADSSVIAKDAARAIVTFSFFSVVTWGLLFYFAFGRYLEGVSDFDQGYRDPANDHSTPYPPSPYASSSSSGPAGYQQSPFSNNQEQPGEYQPPAY; this is encoded by the exons atgcaggGCAGCGCTTACGGGGCCTCGCTGGCTGGCGGTGCTTTCGATGTGGTGAATTTTGCGAGACAGCCTCAAACCATCTTGCGCTGCCTGAGCTGG GTGTTCTCCATCGTGGTCTTTGCAAGCATCACGGCAGAAGGCTACATGAACCCATTGGAGGCGGAAGACACCAAATGCATGTTCAACAAAAACGACAGCGCCTGCAGCTACGGGGTCGGGATCGGGGTCCTGGCCTTCCTGGCTTGTGTGGTCTTCCTCGTACTGGATGCCTACTTCCCACAGATCAGCAATGCCAAGGAGAGAAAAATGATTGTCATGGGAGATTTGATCTTCTCAG GGGCTTGGACGTTTCTGTGGTTCGTCTGCGCCTGTCTGCTGGCCAACCAGTGGTCCAAAACCGCCGACTCGTCTGTCATCGCCAAGGATGCCGCCCGAGCCATCGTGACCTTCTCATTCTTCTCCGTCGTCACTTGG ggtctgttgttttactttgcGTTCGGAAGGTACCTCGAGGGCGTCAGCGACTTTGACCAGGGGTACAGGGACCCGGCCAACGACCACAGCACGCCGTACCCGCCGTCTCCGtacgccagcagcagcagcagcgggccgGCGGGATACCAGCAGTCGCCTTTCTCCAACAACCAGGAGCAGCCGGGAGAGTACCAGCCTCCAGCTTATTGA